In Coffea eugenioides isolate CCC68of chromosome 4, Ceug_1.0, whole genome shotgun sequence, the genomic stretch CGCTCAGTTGAAAAGTTGTGCTTAGAATTGAGTCTGATGTTTAATGTAATTATTCCCCCGGTATCTTTCCTGATGCTGGAAGCTTATTTTAGGCCATTTTTTCGGGTTATAAAACGACATTTACCaaattattttatattgttTGACCCTCTATTAACTTTTTTGTTACAGGATTATATAACGGGTAAGTAACACTTTGCGCCCTAAACTAGAAGGTATTTGCACCTTGCTTACTTCAATTGAAAAGTTGTGCTTAGAATTGAGTCTGATGTTTAATGTAATTATTCCCCCGGTATCTTTCCTGATGCTGGAAGCTTATTTTGGGCCATTTTTTGGGGTTATAAAATGACATTTACCAAATTATTTTACATTGTTTGACCCTCTATTAACTTTTTTGTTACAGGATTATATGACGGGTAAATAACACTTTGCGCCCTAAATTAGGAGGTATTTGCACCTTGCTTACTTCAACTTAAACAATGTATATATGGGCTCCTCTTAAGACTATTCAAATGCTAACTTTATCAACActgtaagaaaaaaaatgaaataacgaTTAAATATTTTATACTGTAGTGATGCATGGGCAAAAACGCCCTAAGGGTGCTAAATGGTGCataaaaaatagcaaaataaaaagaaaaggaaagctaCAAAGAGGAAGAAATGCAAATAGAGAACAAAATCCCAACAAAACTTTTACTCTCGGATCACGGTACAAAACTTTTCACTTTCAAAACCACAAAAGgccttcattttcttttgttcatgagGTACATAGTAAGGCCTCCATTTTCTGTCCATGAGGTGCAAAGTGGTGCTCTTTTTCCtcattttcacattttctactTGTGTTGCATGTGATGTGAGACATTTTGCAATGCTTGTGATCTTGTTGGAAATGCTTTGGTGATGACCATGTTTTTAATGTACTCTTAGTTCAAGAAGACAAAATTTTGTTAATTCTCATGCGATCCATTATTTTTAAGAGGCTTATCCTTAAATTCTAATACCAAAATACCTAATATAGACTTGGTTCCTACGACACAAAATCCTAGAGTAGCTCTCAAGCACATTTGTCAAGAAAGTTTTTGTTTACTTTCTTTTTGTCTGTCTTATATAGTACTATAATTTTTGTCCATAGACGCACAAAAATTTGGGAAGACAAGAGTTTTGGTCATTTTAAATATTTAGAGAAGCAATTTCAACTtcgagaaaaatgaagaacatcCAGTGTAAAGAAGGAACCctcaaattaacaaaaaaaaaaaaaaaactcatttgcttggcctttttcttctttttttttcgataaTTTTGCTCTAGCGGATATGTAACAATGTAATTGGACTAGTCAAATAAAGCGTAAATCAGCCAGACCTGACCAGTGCCAACCACCCTGTTTAATCAATCGATTATTTAGTCCCCTTCAAGAACATGGGTTTTCAAACAATTAGGGTAGTTACAAGGCTTGAGGCAAACTCATGAAAAGGACACAAAACGTACCTCGTAGCAATTGGCTTCGCATATTAATTAGTACTGtacaaatttttgttttctcttgcaTTTCAGCAAGTGATATCTCTTTAAGAGATACCATGAATTGCTACTATCTCTTTTGTGTCAATGTATAACAGCTCACTTCACAAATCAGAACAGAATTGAAGAAACATGAGCTCGAATAGAAGCAAAAGAATTATCATTGGAGCTATGAAGGTAATACAGAGATGTTGAATGAGATTGCTCAGAACGATAAACATTCATCTCAGACTTCTGCAGAACCACCATTAGTGATTAACCTATACATCAGCCAAAAGATTCGACATCATTTGTATAAATTAGGGCCTATTATAAAAAAGGTGACATGACACGATGTGCGACAGCATCAAGAAGATAATATATTCCCCTAAGCCCTTTCTGGTTTCTTCATGTTCCTGAAGAGAATATGTCCTAATTGCCTCTCACCCTTTACCCTTCAAGGCCATTTGTTCCAGTAGAATCAGTGATGCTGTTTTGATTTAGGCAACATCAAAGGCATCCACAAGCCAATTTTTTCTGGGTTTATCTTGTTGTGATGATAGATCTGTCCAGAATCTTCAAGAATCCAGTGTGCCATATTAtcactttccttgtttcttaaCTGCAAGGCAAAATATGCTATTAGTCAAGGTAAACAAATATGTTGCAATGAACTTTCTTTAACGGATGTTAGACTTAGTCAAAAGTTGTTCATAAAAAGTCGTGACCGGAGAAATTGCAGACTTTCAAACATCATGGAAGATAGACATTACAAGTTTCAGATAATGGCACCCCTATCAAGGGGAAAAGGGGCATTGCTAATCCCATGGATAAAAGTTGCAGTACTATTTATGATGTGGATCCTATAAGAAGCCACAGACTAGATAAAAGAACAAAAATGCAACTAAAAGGATGACCTGTCAATTCTATAAGGTGAAATGCGTCCAAATTTTCCCAGAATAGATACGGCAGTTGTATGTTTAAATCACTAGAATTTGACCATGCTTCAAGGCAGAAAAGaataaatagataaaaaaagaaaaaaagaattcgAGTTCATGTAGTTTTACCCCAAAAGGATAGGTAAGGAAGGTAATTTGGATTCAATGGTATTAAGTGAAAGCCCTTTATAAAATTTACATCCTAATTCGTAGTCACTACTTCAACTCTTACCTCTTTGGAACCACGACCTTCGAACAGCCTGGCGGATCTGACGCTCATGCTTCTCCAATAGTTCATCAACCCTTTGTGACTGAGACAGCAATGGTCCTGAAAATTCTACTTTGTCTCCTTGGTCCTGATAAACCTGCTCCAAGATGAAATAGAATTATTGAACAACTGAAGATTGGTGTCATTTgacataaaaataaaacataaagaaacaaattaaatcTTAAGTATGAAAGTAATACGTGAGTACATGACTCTAATTTACCAAATTGATATAACAATATACTGTTTGTTAATCAGATAAATCTAGCACTAAGTTCAAAGTATTATAGTAGATTCTTCTAATTTACAGGTTCTGGTTTTGTCACTTAGAAACTCAATCTTAGAATGGTCTCTTTTAGCTTTAGtagtttggtcaaaattttggtTGCCCCACCTCTTTTATGCAACAACATTACTGTCATGTTATGTGAATCTCATTTCGTTCCTGTATTCTCTTTCCTAATTTTGTCTCGATATGAGTAAGTGGAAAATGAAAGTCATGAATAGAAGTATTCAAACTTCTTCAAGCACATGGAATTGAATTTAATGATAATTAACCATAATATTATTGGCCATTGGCAAGAATTTAATGATAAATAATAATACAGTGTTGCAAATGTTCTTAGACCTTGCAAGTCACTAGATCTTCTGAATATGGTTGGTTCGTTTCAGCTGAAAGTTTTAAACTTTATGGTGTTACTTAAAAGCACTTAGTAGTGAATACAACTTTACAAAACAGATTAAAACAGCACTTAATGGAGTTGTAAAACAGCTTCATCAATAAGGAATCAAGTGGCCAGCATTTAGAGAAACTTTCTTTTAGCAGAAGCATTTAAGAGGTGAAAATATAGATGGTATCATGCTCCAATTTATTGCTTTAGGGAGTAGACTGAGGGGACTGAAAATCATGAAAGCAGGATTTAGAAGGTTTACTTCACTAGCCATTGGAAGTTGTCAATGTCAAGTTATGAAATTGCACTAAAATGACCATGTATATAACGGAGTACTTCAACTATAATAAGTGCATCGAGGGCTTTTAACTTCATAGATAGTCTAAAGTGGTAATGAACTTACCAAACTAATTCTCTTGATAGCCAAGTCCTCTTTCTGATAAAGTGCCAGTGATAGTTCCTGTGAATGGTATCCATCAGAAGCATCAAAGGAATCTGGATGTTCCAATTGGCTCCAATCTTTGACCATAACATGATTTAACCTTTCATAGGAATCATGACCCTTAAAATTAGTTCCATGTCCATTTAAAGCCTCAGAGTTTTCATTCCTTTTTGACTCCAAGTTATTCCTTAACTGCACTGCACCTGATGGTTCAAAGATAAGACTTCTGGAACTAGACCTACTGCGAGATCTGACAGAATCATCTATTCGTCTCTTTGCCCATGCAAAGCCGCTTGATCCTGAAACTTGTAATGGGCCTGAAAAGGGAACATCGCCTTGAGATGCATGCTTCACATGAGATGCCTCTTCCTTAAGATCATTTGATGGCTTAGGTGGCTCCAAACCTATAACGATATCTCCTTCTTTACAATTACTTGCATTATAGCCGCTAATCTTGTGACCACCTTGTGGTTGGACAGGTAAATTCTGCAAAGAGAGATTAGGTACATAAGTAAGAATGATGTAAAAACTGCAGCCAAATAGAGCAACTAATGCATGCTAATCATGCAACATTCATAACTTACAACCAGAATAGTAATCCACTTGCATGAGAGAGCAAGGGCACAACTTACAAATcatcaagaagaagaagagcagGCCAAATATACCAATGAATGCATGCTAATCATGCAACATTCATTACTTGCAACTAGTTGAGAAAAATGCACTTGCATGAGAGAGCAAGGGCACAACATACAAGTAtacagaagaaaaaaaagaataaaggacCTCTTCAGGTGCCAATTTGCTAAAACCATTCTGTTTTCTGGTGAGCCTTTTTGTTGTTTCAGGTCCACGGGCTCTTCCACCAGGCTTCTTCCTGGAAACGCACAGAAAACCATATCTTGTTAGTCACACATTAAGTTGTATATTTTCATGATCAGTGACTCATGATAGTACATAATTACCCAATGAAAGGAATATCTAACAAATTGTATAGTGAAGGATTAATTGGCTGGAACCATGACAATAATTCCAGACATAGTTGAaagtgaattaaaaaaaaaaggaactaaCAACACGAACTTAAAGATTCATTCTACTAGTTTTTTAGCTTCAAGGTTCTCATTAGTTGTATAATCCTTATTCTCAAGTTTAAGCTAAAACAATCCACCAACTAGCTGCCAGCTACAAGGCTTAAATGGATCACTAACTACTATTCCTCTCAATTAGAAATTGTGAATTAACACTGTTGCAGTACCGTTAACCTAGTTATGCTTTTGCAAATTGCAGTTAACCAGCATCCAGGAGATAATCACATTTCCATTACACTGTCAACAATTTAATGAAAGTCTGACTAGTAATAAATTTCCAAGTGATCCTCCAAATTCCACTCAAAGAATTATACCACTGACAGATAAGGTTTTGGCATGCATGAAGCAACAGCAAGACCACAAAAATCATGCAAGATGGGACAATTCAAGGACATCAATCTGATTTAGAAAGCTACCTAAATtcagctaaaaaaaaaatgcacagtTTGAAAGTGCAGTGTTTCTCTGAGAactaattttttctttcaaaaagtGCTTTCCAGATGTGTTTGGTGATAGACTCAGGGCATCTGAGCAAATATTGTGCAagtcttttgatttgtaaaattTCTGCTAATGCTGAAATTTGAAGCTTTTCAATTTCAGAAGTACTTCAAGATGGCCCCATAGCTTTAATTACTTATCCATCCCAGAGTGGAAAACTATTTATAATATTACAGAACTAGTGAATTGTGTTAGCATGCCAAAATGGGAAATTTGGCAATAGAACTTTACCTTCTTGCTTCTTCACGATGTTTGGCATCAATCTCTTTGCTCGGTGGGTACTTGGGCAAACTTGATGGATCACATGCATAAGGCTTCGTTTTGAAATACTGAAAGTTGCATGTCCATTATCAGAAACACGAATAGttggaaaatataaaataaagaaatatcATATTCTACAAGTTAGACTTGAGCACATTGATATCATATGATAAAAATAGACACAGAGCACATTGATTCATACAATGTACATAGACAAAGATCGATGTACTCTGATGGGTAAAAACTTAGAGACATGATTGCATTGGAAACAAAATCGGATTCATACGTCAAAAAAATTCCCAACTAATCAGTGAATAAGAAGAGTCATAATACTTTCGAAcaaaaaattggaatttaataTGATGCAATAAAATGTCAACAATTCTGTGTTTTAAAAGCTTTTACATTAGTGAAAGATACAAGGAACACTTGTAGTAGAATTTGAAGAGAGTTGCAAAAGTTCGTGTTACAAGTACCTCAGCTGCAACGGCTGCTGAAGCAGTGCCCCGCTTGTATGGTTCCACTGAAAGTAGAGTTTCTATCAGTATGACAGCAGCTTTAGGGAGATCTTTGAGGGTCTCCCAGAGACTGCTCTCATAAGGATGTTGTGGTTTAAATAGCGTAGCATGAGGAAGTTTAGACTTTTTCCAGTAATCATCTGGTGGGGATCCACAGAGCTTGAAAATCTTGTGCAACTGTTCAACCTGTTAGTATATGAAAATATTTTGTCATAATCCTTGAagaattatatattttaaactCATCTTCAGATTCATTTACATCCTTAAAGTATTCAATTGCATACCATAAACAATAGAACTCATAAAAGTTCAGGAGATGTCAACCTGATGTACCATTGCATGGTGTGGAATCAGGTAAAACTTATAAAGCAAAGTAATTCTAGCTAATTCAGCATTTATTGAAGTAAAAAAATTGGAGGAGGGGAGATGCTAGTTTCACTGAGACCAGTTACAATCTTTCTGTTTGTTTGATAGAACTtgatgaaaaaaataataaaagtgcTAGATATTCAATAGCTAAGTGCTAGATGTGTAACTTAAATTTTCGCCTAAAAGTTTTGAAGCAGGAATTGGAAATGAGCAAACAAACTATACTGAAAAATATCATTTGCTGAACAAAAGCAGCAGGCAAATTGCTTATTCTAAGCACGAAAGTTACAGGCTCAATCCTCTGGGAGCATATGGTCTTCATAATGCAGAGAATGATCAGAGTGGTACGGCAAGGATGTTAATCCACCACCATACATTGAAACATGGAAATCAAGTACAAGGAAACAGAAGTTAAGGAGAAAACTTGGAAGTGCACCAAGCTTATAGATGCAAAACGTGGAAAGCATTTTCCTTCTCTTGAAATCATCAGATGGTGAGGAACAGACAAGATCTATTCAAGAATGGGATGTAGATGATCTTCAAATTAATCAGGACAAATCTAGATTATTTCAGTTTGAATAGTTGAAAAGTAAGTAGATTTGACTATATCCTTGTCAGTAAATTGGTTACCTCAGTTCTTCCCTGCAGGATAGGTTTACCAACAAGAAGCTCAGCGAATACACAGCCAACACTCCAGAGGTCCACAGAAGATCCATAATCAGTGGAACCCAACAGAAGTTCTGGAGGACGATACCACAGAGTGACAACTCGACTAGTAAGAGGTTGCTTTTGGCCAAAGTTACAGAAATTCGCCAATCCAAAATCAGCAATTTTTAGGACACCGTCGTTATTTACCAAAAGATTAGCACCTTTGATATCCCGGTGCATTACTCCTCGTGAATGACAATGTTCTAGTCCTGATAATAATTGCTTCAGGTAACATTTAACCTGAAAAATGGGCCCATCCGAGTGTTCAGTACCATTGCAAGCACAGACCAGCTAATTTAGCAGAAGCAAGCATCAAAATCAAATATGATAAAAAGAAAACTAGATCTCCAGACTTGACGATCTCTGGACAAATATTTCACGTATTTCAACAAAGTGATAGTCAAATAAGCATTATTTTCTTCAAAGGCAAGCTAAGAACTACTTTTTTGAGCATATATAAGTTTCACAGACAGGGTGTGGATTTTGTTCTTTTGCATCTAGTCCAATGTGTTACATGAGTCCAAAACTGATAGAAACAGCTTAAATTTGTTTGCCATTACAGAAAATCAAAATCTTAAGAATTGACTGAACCAAAAGACAAACCTGGGCTTCACTGAACTTGATGTCAGGGCTAGATAACAATCCTGCAATGTCATGTTCCATATACTCAAAAACAAGATACATGCTACATGATAACCGGGAAGTAATTAGCCCCTCCAATTTGATGACGTTTGGATGGTCAAGCCTGCGAAGAATCATAATTTCTCTAGCCATAAACCGAACACTTTCTGGCTCAAAATTGTCAAACCGCACCTTCTTCAAAGCAACAATCTTCCCAGTTTCTAGATCACGAGCTCGAAACACGCTGCTATATGTACCCTGACCGATCTGttttaaaatgaaaatgcacaGAATTTTTATCAGCATGAAAAATGGTGGTAATGATCAAACAGCAACTGTATGTGCAAAT encodes the following:
- the LOC113767350 gene encoding protein IMPAIRED IN BABA-INDUCED STERILITY 1 isoform X2; protein product: MGCVTSKQAVSVTPAFDHSGVLRENGAGGIGGGAFGSGRSRVGSGGLGLGLEMDLKKVKKRGSTESGGGGSELGESGRASSNGGTGTGTGTGTGTGSESVSFRLGNLQKYVEGEQVAAGWPAWLSAVAGEAIHGWVPLRAESFEKLEKIGQGTYSSVFRARDLETGKIVALKKVRFDNFEPESVRFMAREIMILRRLDHPNVIKLEGLITSRLSCSMYLVFEYMEHDIAGLLSSPDIKFSEAQVKCYLKQLLSGLEHCHSRGVMHRDIKELLLGSTDYGSSVDLWSVGCVFAELLVGKPILQGRTEVEQLHKIFKLCGSPPDDYWKKSKLPHATLFKPQHPYESSLWETLKDLPKAAVILIETLLSVEPYKRGTASAAVAAEYFKTKPYACDPSSLPKYPPSKEIDAKHREEARRKKPGGRARGPETTKRLTRKQNGFSKLAPEENLPVQPQGGHKISGYNASNCKEGDIVIGLEPPKPSNDLKEEASHVKHASQGDVPFSGPLQVSGSSGFAWAKRRIDDSVRSRSRSSSRSLIFEPSGAVQLRNNLESKRNENSEALNGHGTNFKGHDSYERLNHVMVKDWSQLEHPDSFDASDGYHSQELSLALYQKEDLAIKRISLVYQDQGDKVEFSGPLLSQSQRVDELLEKHERQIRQAVRRSWFQRVKKQGK
- the LOC113767350 gene encoding protein IMPAIRED IN BABA-INDUCED STERILITY 1 isoform X1, translated to MGCVTSKQAVSVTPAFDHSGVLRENGAGGIGGGAFGSGRSRVGSGGLGLGLEMDLKKVKKRGSTESGGGGSELGESGRASSNGGTGTGTGTGTGTGSESVSFRLGNLQKYVEGEQVAAGWPAWLSAVAGEAIHGWVPLRAESFEKLEKIGQGTYSSVFRARDLETGKIVALKKVRFDNFEPESVRFMAREIMILRRLDHPNVIKLEGLITSRLSCSMYLVFEYMEHDIAGLLSSPDIKFSEAQVKCYLKQLLSGLEHCHSRGVMHRDIKGANLLVNNDGVLKIADFGLANFCNFGQKQPLTSRVVTLWYRPPELLLGSTDYGSSVDLWSVGCVFAELLVGKPILQGRTEVEQLHKIFKLCGSPPDDYWKKSKLPHATLFKPQHPYESSLWETLKDLPKAAVILIETLLSVEPYKRGTASAAVAAEYFKTKPYACDPSSLPKYPPSKEIDAKHREEARRKKPGGRARGPETTKRLTRKQNGFSKLAPEENLPVQPQGGHKISGYNASNCKEGDIVIGLEPPKPSNDLKEEASHVKHASQGDVPFSGPLQVSGSSGFAWAKRRIDDSVRSRSRSSSRSLIFEPSGAVQLRNNLESKRNENSEALNGHGTNFKGHDSYERLNHVMVKDWSQLEHPDSFDASDGYHSQELSLALYQKEDLAIKRISLVYQDQGDKVEFSGPLLSQSQRVDELLEKHERQIRQAVRRSWFQRVKKQGK